The Arenicella xantha genome window below encodes:
- a CDS encoding gluconokinase, with the protein MTAQSTPRLIVVMGVSGCGKSTVAESIAAHYGYHFIEADDYHSAANKAHMAAGKPLTDAMREPWIAKLKRAVIEAANANTADSHTSCVLSFSGLRKAHRQQIRDTPLNTLFIHLNGDPQTILERMSKRTDHFMPSALLDSQFAALEDPSTDMATVTIDISPPLTEVVSNAIAAIDLFYHNTAH; encoded by the coding sequence GTGACGGCCCAAAGCACGCCCAGATTAATCGTGGTTATGGGCGTAAGTGGTTGCGGAAAATCCACCGTGGCCGAGTCAATCGCAGCACATTATGGCTATCATTTCATTGAGGCCGACGACTACCATTCAGCAGCCAACAAAGCACATATGGCGGCTGGAAAACCACTCACCGACGCCATGCGCGAACCGTGGATTGCCAAACTGAAACGCGCGGTAATCGAAGCTGCAAATGCAAACACGGCAGACTCACACACTAGCTGTGTATTGTCATTTTCAGGGTTACGTAAAGCACATCGACAACAGATACGCGATACACCGTTGAACACTTTATTTATTCATCTTAACGGCGACCCGCAGACAATTTTGGAGCGAATGTCAAAGCGAACCGACCACTTTATGCCGAGCGCTTTGCTCGATAGCCAGTTCGCCGCTCTGGAAGATCCATCGACAGACATGGCAACGGTAACCATCGACATTAGCCCGCCGCTGACGGAGGTTGTCAGCAATGCCATTGCCGCGATAGACCTGTTCTATCACAACACAGCTCACTAA
- a CDS encoding sugar-binding protein: MTKLSFALCLTVGLATWASQSLAYDAPKASTPPVIDGDASDAAWSNAPWQAIDQLTLGEQPAAEDFSGRFKIVWTPSKLYLLGEIVDDILIDTHADPLEAYWEDDTFEIFLDEDHSGGDHLDNYNAFAYHIALDNQAIDRNTSGKPRYLNDHVTSVWKRQAGDDNKIIWEASFDIYPDTFSDTNNKATPVTLESGKKMGFMVAYCDSDSSQGREHFIGSYDIPALDGDKNRGYIDASVFETLVLVD; the protein is encoded by the coding sequence ATGACGAAATTATCCTTTGCATTGTGCCTAACTGTTGGCCTAGCGACTTGGGCCAGCCAGAGTCTGGCGTATGACGCACCAAAGGCATCAACCCCGCCCGTAATAGATGGTGATGCAAGCGATGCAGCTTGGTCTAACGCACCATGGCAAGCCATTGATCAATTAACGCTTGGCGAGCAACCGGCGGCGGAAGATTTTTCTGGCCGCTTCAAGATTGTTTGGACGCCGAGCAAGCTCTATCTGCTAGGTGAAATAGTTGACGACATCCTTATCGACACTCACGCTGACCCGCTCGAAGCCTATTGGGAGGACGATACCTTTGAAATCTTTTTAGATGAAGATCACTCTGGCGGCGACCATCTAGATAACTACAATGCGTTTGCCTACCACATTGCACTCGACAATCAAGCGATTGACCGCAACACATCTGGCAAACCGAGATATCTAAACGATCACGTAACAAGTGTTTGGAAGCGCCAAGCTGGCGACGACAATAAAATTATTTGGGAAGCATCATTCGATATCTATCCAGATACCTTTTCAGACACCAACAACAAAGCAACACCGGTGACCTTAGAGTCCGGTAAAAAAATGGGCTTTATGGTGGCGTATTGCGACAGCGACAGCTCACAAGGCCGCGAGCACTTTATCGGCTCGTACGATATTCCCGCGCTCGACGGTGATAAGAATCGTGGTTATATTGATGCCAGTGTTTTCGAAACATTGGTACTTGTTGACTAG
- a CDS encoding TonB-dependent receptor plug domain-containing protein — MKKYPTAKSRLLVGTFLTVCAVAPPATVQAQSTSAEPSLEEIVVTGSRIRRDPLNEIAPIMNIGIDDIDQTGVTNLGAALQQLPITGSAVNTRFNVPGNSGFPQDGSGIGAGAVQLSLRNIGAKRTLILVDGRRWIAGASASGVPSVVDMNTIPANMIQRIEILQDGASAIYGSDAIGGVVNVITNKNFDGLKFDYHIGQYLGDGDGQDTDFSALWGGGNDDAHFVFSASYTEEGEVLTSDRARSAFPVPDTTSCDVSGTRCSSFTPQGRFILGPNLGGSSLTLNQGALNDGGANVPAFDPNNPTAGDFSSFTSADRFNYNGPGFNYLRTPSERVNLFTHVDYALSEDINLFARASYTNRTSDTRGAPEPLCLGNDCGNAILNNFFISADNPYNPFGADLSVANGNLDFFGRRPLESGPRLFYQDVDTFFVSTGLEGKFGVGDRSFYWDATLSYGDNQGFQEKENSHNAARLQVAMGDPSVCAATPNCVPFNFFGGQGPDGNGSITQEMLDFVTYTQRDFSEQTLEDFAFNISGDIASLPAGELAFAAGFEYRDHQGAFRPDPIAARGETAGIPSGATSGAFDVTEVYGELNVPLIADASFAKYLELNVAVRSSDYSTSGSEGTYKAGLLWQVNDALSLRSSLSTGLRAPGIGELFGGAARADFTFLDPCADYLGQLGSNNGGRDAAQSQTIISNCAALGVPAGTAQTNPQLSAVSAGNANLKAETSESLTAGIVFNPNVDWAERFTASLDFYDLEIDDAIQGIDPGDLINACVNTGDPFFCSGIERGGSGRVNLVNNQLQNIGGIEASGADVMFNFHSNANAAGQFTAKMNATFLDKYIERTANPDGSETINDRTGTHTDETFERAFPELRATTTLGWNSNANWNGSVSFRYTDSMETASGETLDSALFTDVQFSFIPPIANDSVKLTVGLNNAFDEDPPVLDTSLVGLSLVSHDIPGRVGYLRISYTPQ, encoded by the coding sequence ATGAAGAAATATCCTACCGCAAAAAGCCGCTTACTTGTCGGCACATTTCTGACCGTTTGTGCGGTCGCACCGCCAGCTACGGTGCAAGCGCAATCCACATCGGCGGAGCCTTCCCTAGAGGAAATTGTCGTTACAGGTTCGCGTATCCGGCGTGACCCGTTAAATGAAATTGCGCCGATTATGAACATTGGTATTGATGACATTGATCAAACCGGCGTGACTAATCTAGGCGCGGCACTGCAACAATTGCCGATTACCGGGTCGGCTGTGAATACTCGATTTAATGTACCTGGTAACTCAGGTTTTCCACAAGATGGCTCGGGAATAGGCGCAGGCGCTGTGCAACTGTCGTTACGTAACATTGGCGCAAAGCGAACCCTTATTCTGGTAGATGGCCGTCGTTGGATTGCCGGTGCTTCGGCATCGGGTGTTCCAAGCGTGGTGGACATGAATACGATTCCTGCCAACATGATTCAACGCATCGAAATTCTGCAAGATGGCGCTTCAGCTATTTATGGGTCGGATGCGATTGGTGGCGTGGTTAATGTGATCACCAACAAAAACTTTGATGGGCTCAAATTCGATTACCACATAGGTCAATATCTCGGTGATGGCGACGGTCAAGACACCGATTTCTCAGCTTTATGGGGCGGTGGGAATGACGATGCGCACTTTGTGTTTAGCGCTAGCTACACAGAAGAAGGTGAAGTGTTGACATCGGACCGAGCGCGGTCGGCGTTCCCAGTTCCAGACACTACGAGTTGTGACGTGTCGGGCACTCGCTGTTCGTCGTTTACCCCGCAGGGGCGATTTATCCTCGGGCCTAATTTAGGTGGGTCATCATTAACGCTGAATCAAGGCGCATTGAACGATGGCGGGGCGAATGTTCCGGCATTTGATCCGAATAATCCGACGGCCGGTGACTTCAGTTCATTTACCTCAGCGGATCGATTTAATTATAACGGCCCTGGGTTCAATTATTTACGCACGCCTAGTGAACGAGTGAACTTGTTTACCCATGTTGATTATGCGCTTTCAGAAGACATTAACTTATTCGCCAGAGCTTCTTACACCAACCGCACGTCAGATACCCGCGGCGCGCCAGAGCCCTTGTGTTTAGGCAATGACTGCGGCAATGCGATTCTAAATAACTTTTTTATCTCGGCGGACAATCCATATAACCCGTTTGGCGCTGACTTATCAGTCGCGAATGGCAATTTGGATTTCTTTGGGCGACGTCCATTGGAATCGGGACCTAGGCTTTTTTATCAAGACGTTGATACGTTTTTTGTGAGTACAGGTCTAGAAGGAAAGTTCGGTGTTGGTGATCGATCATTTTATTGGGATGCCACGCTGAGCTATGGAGACAATCAAGGTTTTCAAGAGAAGGAAAACTCGCATAATGCGGCACGTTTACAGGTAGCAATGGGTGATCCATCGGTCTGTGCGGCGACGCCGAATTGTGTGCCATTTAATTTCTTCGGTGGTCAAGGCCCTGATGGCAACGGTTCCATTACTCAAGAAATGCTCGACTTTGTAACCTATACCCAGCGGGATTTTAGTGAGCAAACATTGGAGGATTTCGCGTTTAATATATCTGGTGATATCGCATCACTGCCGGCCGGTGAGCTAGCGTTTGCGGCAGGTTTTGAATACCGTGACCATCAAGGCGCGTTTCGCCCTGATCCTATCGCCGCTCGAGGTGAAACGGCCGGTATTCCGTCGGGCGCCACTTCGGGAGCGTTTGATGTTACTGAGGTCTACGGTGAGTTGAATGTCCCTCTGATTGCAGACGCATCATTTGCTAAATACTTAGAACTCAATGTGGCAGTGCGTTCGTCGGATTACAGCACCTCGGGTTCGGAAGGAACATATAAGGCCGGTTTGTTATGGCAGGTCAATGATGCGCTGTCATTGCGCAGTTCGCTTTCAACTGGTTTGCGCGCGCCTGGTATTGGCGAGTTGTTTGGTGGTGCCGCGCGTGCCGATTTTACCTTTCTAGATCCTTGTGCCGACTATCTTGGTCAGCTGGGTTCCAATAATGGTGGCCGCGACGCCGCACAATCGCAAACTATTATCAGTAATTGTGCAGCCCTAGGCGTACCCGCGGGCACGGCGCAAACTAATCCGCAATTGTCTGCGGTGTCGGCTGGTAATGCCAATCTGAAGGCTGAAACTTCCGAAAGCTTGACCGCTGGTATCGTATTTAATCCAAACGTAGATTGGGCTGAACGCTTTACTGCCTCGCTGGATTTTTACGACTTAGAGATCGATGATGCAATTCAAGGCATTGATCCGGGTGATTTGATCAATGCGTGCGTTAATACCGGAGATCCGTTCTTTTGTAGTGGTATTGAGCGCGGTGGTAGCGGTCGCGTCAATCTGGTTAATAATCAATTGCAGAATATTGGTGGTATCGAAGCGTCAGGTGCAGATGTGATGTTTAATTTTCATAGCAATGCAAATGCCGCCGGTCAATTTACCGCCAAGATGAATGCCACTTTTCTGGATAAATACATCGAGCGTACGGCTAACCCAGACGGTTCAGAAACTATCAATGATCGAACTGGTACGCATACCGATGAGACCTTCGAGCGAGCCTTCCCTGAGTTACGAGCGACCACTACCTTGGGTTGGAATAGTAATGCGAACTGGAATGGCTCAGTATCGTTTCGCTATACCGACAGCATGGAAACAGCGTCCGGTGAAACCTTGGATTCAGCATTGTTTACCGATGTGCAATTCAGTTTTATTCCGCCAATTGCCAATGATTCGGTTAAGTTAACGGTCGGCTTGAACAACGCGTTCGATGAAGACCCGCCAGTACTCGATACCAGCTTGGTGGGCTTGAGTTTAGTGTCGCATGACATTCCGGGTCGAGTTGGCTATCTACGAATTAGCTATACACCACAATAA
- a CDS encoding VOC family protein: MKLGAFSVSLAVKDIDKSRNFYRALGFIEVGGDIAQHWLIMRNDTHTIGLFQGMFDKNMLTFNPGWNSDCEPLDEFTDVRDIQAALKQQGIELSSEVDPSSKGAGSFMLIDPDGNPILIDQHL; the protein is encoded by the coding sequence ATGAAGCTAGGTGCGTTTTCAGTAAGTTTGGCGGTTAAAGACATCGATAAATCGAGGAATTTTTATCGTGCGCTTGGTTTTATTGAAGTCGGTGGCGATATTGCGCAACACTGGCTCATTATGCGCAACGACACACACACGATCGGTCTGTTTCAAGGAATGTTCGACAAAAACATGCTGACTTTTAATCCCGGTTGGAACTCGGACTGTGAGCCTCTTGATGAGTTTACCGATGTGCGTGATATTCAGGCAGCATTGAAGCAACAAGGAATTGAGCTTAGCAGCGAGGTCGACCCATCGAGCAAAGGCGCCGGTAGTTTTATGTTGATTGACCCAGATGGAAATCCAATATTAATAGACCAGCATTTGTGA
- the asnS gene encoding asparagine--tRNA ligase: protein MNKFSIAEIVKGAVALGEEVVIKGWVRTRRTSKAGISFVALHDGSCFDPIQIVVPEALENYESEVMHLGAGCSIIATGTLVASEGQGQSVEVQATALEVVGMVDEPETYPIAKKRHTFEFLRTQAHLRPRTNAIGAVTRVRNTLANTIHNYFYKNGYHWVNTPIITSSDAEGAGELFRVSTLDMANLPRNDQGKVDYAKDFFGGESFLTVSGQLNVEAYCLAMSKVYTFGPTFRAENSNTSRHLAEFWMVEPEIAFANLEDDAALAEDFLKHCIRTVLEERADDMAFFQQRVDKEVINRLTNVVDSAFVHMDYTDAIDILQKSGQTFEFPVEWGMDLASEHERFLSEQHVKGPVVLKNYPKDIKAFYMRMNDDEKTVAAMDVLVPGIGEIIGGSQREERLDRLDARFPDQETADHLWWYRDLRRYGTVPHAGFGLGFERLINYVTGMENIRDVIPFPRSPGSALF, encoded by the coding sequence ATGAATAAATTTTCAATCGCTGAAATAGTCAAAGGTGCTGTGGCACTTGGCGAAGAAGTTGTCATCAAAGGTTGGGTAAGAACTCGGCGAACGTCTAAAGCAGGTATTTCGTTTGTGGCTTTGCATGACGGCTCATGTTTTGATCCGATTCAAATAGTGGTCCCGGAAGCCCTTGAAAACTATGAATCAGAAGTGATGCATTTGGGGGCGGGTTGCTCAATTATTGCGACCGGAACGTTGGTTGCATCAGAGGGGCAGGGGCAATCAGTCGAGGTCCAAGCCACCGCACTTGAAGTTGTTGGCATGGTCGATGAACCTGAGACTTACCCTATTGCTAAAAAACGACACACTTTCGAGTTTTTACGAACTCAGGCGCATTTGCGGCCGCGCACCAATGCGATTGGCGCAGTCACTCGCGTGCGTAACACGCTGGCTAATACGATTCACAACTACTTTTATAAAAATGGCTACCACTGGGTAAATACACCGATTATTACCAGTAGCGACGCCGAAGGCGCCGGTGAGCTTTTTCGTGTGTCGACTCTGGATATGGCCAATTTGCCACGTAATGATCAAGGTAAGGTGGATTACGCTAAGGACTTTTTCGGAGGCGAAAGCTTTTTAACGGTATCTGGTCAATTAAATGTCGAAGCCTACTGTTTGGCAATGTCTAAGGTGTATACCTTTGGCCCGACGTTTCGTGCTGAAAATTCTAATACCAGTCGGCATTTGGCTGAGTTTTGGATGGTTGAGCCGGAGATCGCCTTTGCTAATTTGGAAGATGACGCGGCCCTTGCGGAAGACTTCTTAAAACATTGTATTCGCACCGTATTAGAAGAACGCGCCGATGATATGGCGTTTTTCCAGCAGCGTGTCGACAAAGAGGTAATCAACCGCCTGACCAATGTGGTGGATTCCGCTTTTGTGCATATGGATTACACTGATGCGATTGATATTTTGCAGAAAAGTGGCCAAACCTTCGAGTTCCCAGTTGAGTGGGGTATGGATTTGGCGTCTGAGCACGAACGGTTCTTGTCTGAGCAACACGTCAAAGGCCCAGTGGTATTAAAGAACTACCCCAAAGACATCAAAGCATTTTACATGCGTATGAATGATGATGAAAAAACCGTGGCTGCGATGGACGTATTGGTTCCCGGTATTGGTGAAATTATTGGCGGCAGTCAACGTGAGGAGCGTTTAGATCGGCTCGACGCAAGATTCCCGGATCAAGAAACGGCTGATCACCTTTGGTGGTATCGCGACCTACGACGTTACGGCACCGTGCCGCATGCTGGGTTCGGTCTTGGGTTTGAACGCTTGATCAATTACGTGACAGGCATGGAAAACATTCGTGATGTTATTCCATTCCCTCGTTCACCAGGCTCTGCTTTATTTTAG
- a CDS encoding DUF3622 domain-containing protein, producing the protein MATGKKYDIQIKQSNDTWIAQITRQVTSRKTTVSKQQDGFDSEQAARTWAEQALTDFVATLKTRNKRHGVQRKEDDEIKRQRANRRADKTAAAKNQAKELAENRKLNAKLGDDD; encoded by the coding sequence ATGGCAACTGGCAAAAAATACGACATTCAAATCAAGCAATCAAATGATACTTGGATCGCTCAGATAACCCGTCAAGTCACGTCCAGAAAGACCACGGTAAGCAAGCAGCAAGATGGTTTCGACAGCGAGCAAGCTGCACGCACATGGGCCGAGCAAGCACTGACTGATTTCGTTGCGACCTTAAAAACTCGCAATAAGCGCCACGGCGTACAACGCAAAGAAGATGACGAAATCAAACGTCAACGAGCTAACCGAAGAGCGGACAAAACTGCTGCAGCGAAAAACCAGGCCAAAGAGTTGGCTGAAAACCGAAAGCTGAATGCGAAGCTCGGCGACGACGATTAA
- a CDS encoding DUF4870 family protein, which translates to MSTIIDHDAAYDSEPKTHALIAYILMTIGLFTAVPMIFGAIWAMVKRGDSAGTMYHSHYTNTIRTFWWSLLWTIIGGILTFIFIGFAILGIVWLWALYRMVNGLIKIMADKPYPI; encoded by the coding sequence ATGAGTACAATTATTGATCATGATGCAGCTTACGATAGCGAACCTAAGACTCACGCACTAATCGCTTACATACTCATGACGATTGGCCTGTTTACCGCTGTACCAATGATTTTCGGTGCAATTTGGGCGATGGTAAAACGCGGAGATTCGGCTGGTACGATGTATCACAGTCATTACACGAATACGATCCGGACCTTTTGGTGGTCTCTGCTGTGGACCATAATCGGCGGTATACTTACGTTTATCTTTATCGGCTTTGCGATTCTGGGAATCGTTTGGTTATGGGCGCTGTATCGCATGGTCAACGGCTTGATAAAAATCATGGCTGATAAGCCCTATCCTATTTAA
- a CDS encoding LON peptidase substrate-binding domain-containing protein, whose amino-acid sequence MQTLHPYIPTFEHLPKSLPIFPLAGAVFLPQSNLPLNIFEPRYLKMVQDSMRGNQLIGMIQPADQTDHPNLYEVGCAGRITQYIENPNGQIQIGLTGVCRFTIRQELSSLRGYRIVAPDWSSFEQDYDVVDVEPANHQDDTPSASFRAALHHYFAENSIEADWDVLSSLSTHSLLSNMFSHLPLSIEDKQLLLETSTATERLIAFTAILSDESQPKGNPQ is encoded by the coding sequence ATGCAAACACTACATCCATACATTCCTACTTTCGAGCACTTACCCAAGTCGTTACCCATATTCCCTTTAGCCGGTGCGGTATTCCTGCCACAGAGTAATCTGCCATTGAATATCTTCGAACCGCGATACCTTAAGATGGTGCAAGACTCGATGCGAGGAAACCAACTGATCGGCATGATTCAACCGGCAGATCAAACGGATCATCCCAACTTGTATGAGGTCGGATGTGCTGGCCGTATAACTCAATACATCGAGAATCCTAACGGGCAAATTCAAATTGGCTTAACCGGTGTGTGCCGCTTTACGATACGTCAGGAGTTAAGTTCATTGCGCGGCTATCGAATCGTTGCACCGGACTGGTCGAGTTTCGAACAGGACTATGACGTTGTTGACGTAGAACCGGCCAATCATCAAGACGACACTCCGAGCGCATCGTTTAGAGCAGCACTCCATCACTACTTTGCAGAAAACAGTATCGAGGCTGATTGGGACGTACTCAGCAGCTTGAGCACACACAGTCTGTTAAGCAATATGTTTAGCCACTTGCCGCTATCAATTGAGGATAAACAGCTACTGCTCGAAACATCCACCGCGACCGAACGCTTAATCGCTTTCACCGCCATTCTAAGCGATGAGTCGCAACCCAAAGGCAACCCCCAGTAA
- a CDS encoding DUF885 domain-containing protein, whose product MQKTRRTIWVAVSMLAAFISLTANAEKSANSQFEALLDAHWNEQLAQNPTFATSLGVRDYDQQLSDPSLDSYQQGIASAQQFYQQLKAIDPAQLSEAHQVNHALLKLDLEDTIAGAEHGGKYMLITNRGGPHMNLTQLPSRLPFFKQADYESYLARLNAVPEYMDKATARIRTGLQAGWVQPCITMQGYEDSISAHLPESVNDSVFLAPFKQKPNVIDQATFDAFKATAQATVSSKVLPAFRKFESFYLKEYAPKCRSQVGTDSMPGGKAYYDYRVKRYTTTEQTANDIHKIGLSEVTRIKAEMMDVIKQAEFDGSFEEWLVYLRDNPDFYPKTAEERMQVAATISKRMDGLLPKLFGKLPRMPYGLKEIPLDIAEKTTTAYYNRPAGDGTRAGFYFVNTTLLNTRPLYQLEALSLHEAVPGHHLQIALAQELDLPNFRRYGGQTVFVEGWGLYAERLGLEVGFYQTPYTNFGRLSYEMWRACRLVVDTGIHSKGWSRQQAIDYMAENSGLSMNNITSEVDRYISWPGQALAYKTGELKIRELRARAESALGNQFDIRAFHDKVLENGAIPLSLLERIIDAWIKEQVSRLS is encoded by the coding sequence ATGCAAAAAACCAGAAGAACTATATGGGTCGCAGTCTCAATGTTGGCCGCTTTTATCAGCCTCACGGCCAACGCTGAAAAAAGTGCGAACTCGCAATTTGAAGCGCTACTCGACGCACACTGGAACGAACAGTTAGCGCAAAACCCAACCTTTGCCACCAGTCTTGGGGTACGCGATTATGACCAGCAACTGTCCGATCCATCACTAGACAGTTACCAACAAGGCATTGCCAGCGCGCAACAGTTTTATCAACAGCTCAAAGCAATCGACCCTGCGCAACTGAGTGAGGCTCATCAGGTTAATCACGCCCTGTTAAAACTCGACCTCGAAGACACAATTGCTGGTGCCGAACACGGCGGCAAATACATGTTGATTACCAATCGTGGCGGCCCGCACATGAACTTAACGCAGTTGCCAAGTCGCCTGCCATTTTTCAAGCAAGCGGACTACGAGAGCTATTTGGCAAGACTAAATGCCGTTCCAGAATACATGGATAAAGCCACCGCTCGCATCCGTACCGGATTACAAGCTGGCTGGGTTCAACCTTGCATCACGATGCAGGGGTATGAAGACTCGATCAGCGCTCACCTGCCAGAGTCGGTCAATGACAGCGTATTCTTAGCACCGTTCAAGCAAAAACCAAACGTAATTGACCAAGCCACTTTCGATGCATTTAAAGCGACTGCTCAAGCCACAGTCAGCAGCAAGGTGCTTCCAGCATTTCGTAAGTTTGAATCATTCTATCTAAAAGAATACGCGCCTAAATGTCGTTCACAAGTGGGTACTGACAGCATGCCTGGCGGCAAAGCTTATTACGATTACCGAGTGAAACGTTACACCACTACCGAACAAACTGCCAACGACATTCATAAGATTGGTTTGTCTGAAGTTACACGAATCAAAGCGGAAATGATGGACGTGATCAAACAAGCGGAGTTTGATGGTAGCTTTGAAGAATGGCTCGTGTACTTGCGTGACAACCCTGATTTTTACCCAAAAACGGCTGAGGAACGAATGCAAGTGGCCGCGACTATTTCTAAGCGCATGGATGGCCTGCTGCCTAAGCTATTTGGCAAATTGCCACGCATGCCATACGGACTCAAAGAGATCCCCTTAGACATCGCTGAAAAAACCACCACGGCGTACTACAACCGACCCGCTGGCGATGGCACTCGAGCCGGCTTTTACTTCGTAAACACCACGCTACTCAACACTCGCCCATTGTACCAACTCGAAGCACTGTCACTGCACGAAGCGGTGCCAGGCCATCACCTACAAATAGCCCTAGCGCAAGAACTTGATTTACCTAACTTTCGTCGCTATGGCGGGCAAACGGTATTTGTCGAAGGATGGGGCCTATATGCCGAGCGTTTAGGACTTGAAGTTGGTTTTTACCAAACGCCGTACACCAATTTTGGACGTCTGTCATATGAGATGTGGCGCGCTTGTCGTCTAGTCGTTGACACGGGTATTCACAGCAAAGGCTGGAGTCGCCAACAGGCGATTGACTATATGGCGGAGAATTCAGGCCTGTCGATGAATAATATTACGTCTGAAGTAGATCGCTATATTTCATGGCCCGGTCAGGCCTTAGCTTACAAAACCGGCGAGCTAAAAATACGCGAACTCCGCGCTCGAGCGGAGTCCGCTTTGGGTAACCAGTTCGATATTCGTGCCTTTCACGATAAAGTTCTCGAAAATGGCGCGATCCCGCTTTCCTTACTAGAGCGCATTATCGACGCTTGGATCAAGGAGCAAGTGAGCCGTCTTAGCTAA
- a CDS encoding serine hydrolase domain-containing protein gives MKMLTSKALLAGLLSVGVWGLSHAEADAINAEPSQEVSFPTDKSILFWSQDQRLAAFAMMDKIAPTRVISAGPTPSTLALGTPLAVQWKVGDQAFDTDRYMQEQNSVGVIILQGGKIRFEEYRDGHSAEQRWTSFSVAKSLTSSLVGAALKDGDIASIDDPVTRYIPELIGSGYDGVSVEQLLTMRSGVAWTENYADPESDVVKFGDQPSVDGVDPTVLYMKELVRDAEPGTRWQYNTGETNLIGVLVSKATGKTLSDYLSEKVWKPYGMSSDAYWVLNAGGSEIAGCCLSATLRDYARVGLFALGDGKVDGESVVSDGWFQQAGHKQADIGQPGFGYGYQWWTYDDGSYAAQGIFGQGIFIDPKRDLVIASHSNWKVASGDDYKNQRNQFYWAVQRAIDAEITQ, from the coding sequence ATGAAAATGTTAACAAGCAAAGCGCTATTGGCTGGTTTGCTTAGCGTTGGGGTCTGGGGGCTTAGTCATGCGGAAGCGGATGCGATTAATGCCGAGCCGAGTCAGGAAGTGTCATTCCCAACAGACAAAAGCATATTATTTTGGAGCCAAGATCAACGCTTAGCGGCATTTGCAATGATGGATAAAATAGCGCCTACCCGTGTTATTAGCGCGGGCCCAACGCCGAGTACTTTAGCGTTAGGTACGCCGTTAGCGGTGCAGTGGAAAGTGGGTGATCAAGCATTCGATACCGACCGCTATATGCAAGAACAAAATTCAGTTGGCGTTATTATTTTACAAGGCGGTAAGATTCGATTTGAAGAGTATCGTGATGGGCATTCAGCGGAACAACGTTGGACCTCTTTTTCGGTGGCGAAATCGCTGACTTCGTCGCTTGTTGGTGCTGCGCTTAAAGACGGGGATATTGCCAGTATCGACGACCCTGTGACGCGCTATATCCCCGAGCTAATTGGCAGCGGCTATGATGGTGTCAGTGTCGAGCAATTATTGACCATGCGATCCGGCGTGGCGTGGACTGAGAACTATGCAGACCCCGAATCTGATGTCGTGAAGTTTGGCGACCAGCCGTCGGTCGATGGTGTGGATCCGACTGTGCTATACATGAAGGAATTGGTTCGCGACGCCGAGCCCGGCACTCGCTGGCAATACAATACTGGGGAAACTAATCTGATTGGCGTGTTGGTTTCTAAGGCCACTGGTAAAACCTTGTCTGACTATTTGAGTGAGAAAGTATGGAAGCCCTACGGTATGTCTAGCGACGCGTATTGGGTTCTCAACGCGGGTGGCAGCGAAATCGCCGGATGTTGCTTGTCAGCTACGCTGCGCGATTATGCTCGGGTTGGACTGTTTGCCTTGGGCGATGGCAAGGTCGACGGAGAGTCTGTGGTATCTGATGGCTGGTTCCAACAAGCGGGTCATAAGCAAGCCGATATTGGCCAGCCAGGATTCGGTTATGGTTATCAGTGGTGGACTTACGATGATGGCAGCTATGCGGCACAAGGCATTTTTGGCCAAGGCATTTTTATTGATCCTAAGCGTGACTTAGTGATCGCGAGCCACAGTAATTGGAAAGTAGCATCTGGTGATGATTATAAGAACCAACGTAACCAATTCTACTGGGCGGTTCAGCGCGCTATTGACGCTGAAATCACCCAGTAG